tctctagttttgggtatttttgaaaaaaaaggatttttttgagttttcaatttttgctgaaaaaaattcagaaaatcttcaaaaataatttttgaagtttttccaaatatttcctttaaaaaccgagaaaatggaaaattgtttaatttttttataaattttccgaaaaaaaaattctgaaaaaattgggggtttcaaaaatttcaaaatcaaatttaaaaaaccgaattttttcgattttttctcatttttttctaaaaaaaaaaaaaaggaaatcttcgaaaactcgaaaaaaaatttaaaaaccccGACTGAACCCTTGATATATGGCAATGCGTGAGAAGTGAggaaaaaccgagaaaaaaagtgaattaaaAGTGACTAGAACACCTGGGAGGTGAGCACACAAATGTGCATAAATTTAAAGCGAAAATCGTTGTTCACGGCCTTCTGGAAGCATAAGTGTCAGTGATTTAGAGTTAATCCATACTAAACGAGGACGGAATGATGTTCCACTAGGAGTTGTTGGTACTGATACAGTTGGAGCCGGTTGGGATTTTGTGAGCTTTAGCTGGGCTTGTCCCATtccctggaaaaattggaaattgtgattttgaagaaaatcgggaaaaaattgtaaaaatttagggctagatttccaaaaatctaactttttttttggaatttcggaaaactttttttaaacttatttttttttctggatttcaaaaaaaaacgctgtgctttcaagagaaaatgaaataaatcgaagaaaaaattaaaaatttttggaatagaaaattgggaaaattttttttttgtgttttttaaaatgaattttctctattttttagataaaaatcctcaaaaaaaattatcgacaatttccctaaaattaaaattaaaacattacaCGGAAAATCCGACTTTTTGGAcgaaaatagctcaaaaatcaacgaaaatcatgaataaaattgtggaaaaagctgaaaaatcgatattctcAAGAAAGAACACTCCAGTGctcagaaaaaccaaaattatcgttttttcgcgtaaaaaaacagtttttttttccgatttcttaattttccggttcgaaaaatcgaaaaaaatcgcttCAGATGGCAATCTCTTACCAAAAACGATTGGCTTGTCtggaaaaagttaatttttccgTCTTCAGCTCCATAAGTGGCCAAATATTTTCCATCTTCGCTGAACGCGACGGCAGCGATTGGTCCGTTATGAGATGGCAgggactgaaaaaattttgatcattttcagggaaaaataaaataataataaaatattttgaaaaatcgcttctggaactttttttgttggaaaaattcagatttttcgaaaaaaaaaacttgaaattttggcaattttttgaaaaatgttatccttgaaagaaaattcgaatcaattttttttacaaaatttcaaaatacagaaatttatcgattttcggcactgattttaaatagaaaatttataattttcaattatttcacaaaattccaaaaaatgaaaaaaaaaacacgaaaatctaaattaaaattttttcaaagtctaaaaaaaagccaattttcaattttttttttttaattcgaaaaatggaagaaaaaattaatgtttttttaaatgtgtttcaagttttttgtttgaaaaaataaaaataaaaatgtaaaaaatcgaattttttttccaattctttcaaaaaatgatcgaaaaaactagaatttttacaaattaatacacttttcgtaattttaattgtttttttttctgatattcctattatttaaataaatttcaacaaaaaaatctcagaaaaagtgggaaaaaattcattttttggaaaaaaaacaggtAACAAAGCCtaaatttcgagttttaagcgtaattttttccacttttaccATACCCTGCAACTTTTCCTCGttcctcgtgaggaaaaagttgcagtgcatAACTTACATGAGTTTTAGTAGCTCTCAACTCATGTACAACACAAGTTCCATTCTTTCCACCAAAAGCAACACGTTTGCTCGTCGAGCAATACGCCACCATATTAAACTTGACAATCGGCGGGAAAACCTCAGACATTGATTTATGCTTGAGAATTGTAATATCCAAGCAATGAACGAGAATATCTCCAACTGGTAGTAACATTGCAATTATATCATTGTATCGTTTCTCGCACAACTCTTCAATTATTCGAAGAACTTCTGATCGAGATTTCAGTAATGGACTGACTACTGTATGCTGGATTGTTTGATGTTGAGCAGCTGCATTGTATCGAGCAACTTCCATGCTTAACGAGGTGATAAGAGCCGGTGGACGGGCGAGAGCAATCAGAGAAAGAGCCTGTCGGGATGTTCGAGCTGCATCTTCAATAGCGTTTAGTGGAGCACCGGTGATTCGGCGTTGGGTTCTGCAACAATTTCCGAGTTCgcttggaaaattaaaaaaaaaagagtttgaaaatgtttagaatcGTTTGAAAAAACCCACCAATCAGCAACGCGCTTGTGGGCGTGGTCaaagtcgctgattggtcgacggttgaattatttgtttttgtgtgtttttaaaacaacgaAATTactcttttttccaattaaattgaatttttctttcgcTAACttcatcgaaaattttctccaatttttaaaggagAAGCTGTCCACCAATCAGCGATGTCCCTAGGCGTGGTCAACTTCACTGATTGATCGGCGATTTTTCAGCCTTCTAGGAGTTCTTTTACCATTATTTTAACGTTAAAACACAGGATATATAACGTTACTGGGAATGTTAATCTAAATCCGAAATTCCCGCGAAGGTGGGCGATGCgctgaccaatcagcgatgcGTGAAGGGGCGTGGCCAACGCCGCTGATTGGTCGGTTTGttgaaactttgaattgacagatattcaaattttttcgagaaaaaacacTGATTCTTTAGACTTTCTTTTACAAATTTCGGTAGtttaatcgttttttttaattgtaatttGTGTTGATAGCgcgccgaccaatcagcgatgaccaacatcgctgattggttggcgACTTTTCACGttattttaagctttttccATCAATTACCCCGGCTTTTCATTGTTCGACGCCAAATCCAACAGCCCCAGGACGACCTTGGAAATCTCTAAATGCGGCTCCCAATGTACAAATCCCCGTCCCAATAGATCAATAGCCGCCCGACGAAGTGGAGAATGCACTGGAATCAGGTTAGAAGGAGCCGCGACGAGCAATTCGAGCAACGACACAGCAGTGGCTCTCGTCAAATCGGCGCGATTCAGTTCATCGCCAAATTGTGAGCCAATCACACCGAGCAGGATGATCGAAGTTGCTTGATTACGTCGAACTTGTTGAATTCCGGCTTCACCACCCTCAGCTGTCGGGGGCTCCGATCCACGGACAGGTTCGACGTCTGGTGGAGCATTTTTGGTGCGTGGAGGGATTGGAGGAGCCGGAGCACTTGGTTGGACTGTTGGAACGGATGATTGAAGTTTTGAGCCGAAAATCGAGAGGGAATCATCGAGGAGTGGTGGCAGGAATGGGGTCCATGATTCGATGAGGCGgcggctgaaaaaaaaattaaaattaatttctcgttattttcatgtttttcgtGAAATAAAGTGACTAAAATCAGACAAATGCATAAATTTGATAGATTCTGACAaaaattggtggaaaaatatttttttttcacttttcggcgttttttttttgttgtcaaaaattcacctttttaagaattttctcggaaaattttccagaattacaaaatattccgttttttttcttggtaaaacactttttcccgtatttttttggaattttttcacatcaaaaatgaacctatttttttttttttttttcaaaaaaaaattatgtattttcgattttttccagggTTTCGCCGAatatttttgtacaattttttaaaaatatttttgtcaatttttaacgggaaattcaaattttcttttttttttgaaaaaaaaacatttttttttggattgtcTCTTGGCGGTTTTTGGCCAAAGTGTCCAAAAAATTCGGAGATgttaaatttcgatttttttaaaaatttaatatttttaaagcgataatttgttgtttttactgaaaatttgcacaaaaaggacgtttttttgaatgtttaaaatttatgacggaaaatgaattttttcagtttttttttcattggaaaatcaataattgaaaaataaaaattttcgaaattttacactgttttcaaaaaaaaatcaaaattactgaatggaaatctgaaaatttcactttttctcaaattttcaagagattttcgtgtttttctcgcaaaaattagatttaaaaaaaaaattttcagtattttcagaggaaatttttaaatgttcatttttgaaaaatattgatattttccacaaaaaattgttttttgatttttttttcaattttctaagaaaCGAACCGTCCCTCTGCGCCCAATCTCGTGAGTTCTCGAATCAAAAGAGCTTGAGCAGCTTCTCGTATTTCTAAACAACTATCCTGCCATCTTCTAACAAGCATTTCAATGCTCGGCGGAGCATAACTACTTCTTGGACGAACATGATCAGGTAAAAGAACACAATGAAGTGCAGCTACAAGGCTCCATCCTTGTTTTATTTGTTGACGATCCGGTTGATGGATTGTCGATTGATTCTGTTCTACcacactttttcgaatttttctgaaaatgagagaTGTTTAGGATAAGCTGACCaacttttacaaaatttcaactaaaaaaaaatttagcgctaaaattgctattttgtaaaattttggtgcaaaactcgaaaaatttcaaaaaaaaattgtggcaaaagaaataattaaatttttctaacaaattgGTCAACAATTTCAGCGCAAAATTCGAACTTTCCGAatattttggcgcgaaatttgaaattttcacaaataatttggtagaaaaattcgaataatttttaaaattttggtcacaaaaattcaaaattgcaatAGGGCATATGGCAcggaattcaaactttttaaagttttcgtgcaaaattcaaaattttccaattattttggaagaattggttatttccaaaattgaaatttttctgaaaactttgacgcgaaattaaaaactttcaaaaaacattcttggcgggaaaattgaaaattttaaactaaatatttaacaatttcagcgcaaaattcaaaaaaatttaaaattttggagaaaaattgaaatttgaaaataatttgcgGCAAAATTCGAGcattcaaagaatttttgaatttttttcttcaaaatttttctaaatcttggcacaaaattcaaatgtttcaagCATTTTTGGCGGAGATTCTTTGGCACATCTTTCAGTTCTTTTAGAAATTCCAgaaagcaaaattttaattttttgaactttttggcacgaaattcacatttttcacattttttaaaaaataaaaccaacgCCAATTGAAGCGCCGAATTTTTCATAGCCATCAAGGTATTCGAGGTAGCAATTACGGCGAGTAGGTGACTTGTATTCAGTGAGTGACTTGCCTgaaatatatacatttttaaataattcctAAATTTTACGAGAGAGTATGACACAGGAATACGGTAggccggtctcgaaacgatcgaaaatactttttagtctttaagggttactgtaggtttgacaaaaaaaatacgaaaaagcaatatttttttcgatttatcagttttttttttttaatttctttttacgatctaaatttttctgcgcttttcgaaaaattgggaGAATCTATCACATGtattttttacggaaaaaaacttttctcattttttcttacatttttttccgaaaaacattgaaaatcaacaaaaaaaactggttttaaaaaatgtttttcaaatttaaattttccaaagattttcaggaaaaagataaaatttggggaaaacttaggaaaaaatctgaaaattttcctgaaaataaattttaaatttgtatcGCCAAACTTTCTcaataatttctaatttttttaaaaatttttaagtttccttattaattgaaaaatttcacattttcagaaaaactgccAAAGTTCGAAAAAGGCGAAACAggattttttgatataaatattaagtttcaaaaaataaatttaaaaagcattgttttgataaatttttctctgaaaaacagcaaaaaatcaaaaatattcaaaaaaaaagcgtaAAATTTCGATacattttcagggaaaatccgaaaaaccgAAGACTTTCGcatacaaaaattgtcaattttctcgcaaaaacgctgaaaaatcgaaaactgtcggtgttttcagacctaaaaaaatcaaaaaatttcccccGTTTCGAGGGTGGCTACTGTATTCTCGCGGAGAAAaccgaaataaaaattacctgCCACCTCGACTTCTTACAAAACGATTCAAAATCCGCTGCAAATCGTGTGGGTAGACTAACCGACAGTTCCCCCTGTCGTGAtacatttccaaaataaacTTGATGTCGGGGACGATGTAATGATAATCTTTTATCACATACTTCATCCATATCTTCATCAAGACACCATGCATGAAGCATTGAGAGCATCAGCCGAGCCACATCAAGATATAGATTAGCTTCAAATTGCCATGTCAGCTTTCTCGAGAGCCCTGTCGCAGAGTCGGATGCTCCAGCGGCAGCAGCTGCATCCAACTTCTGAGCAGTAGTTTTTCCTTCAGGAGCTTCTGCTGATGAATCGAGATGAAGAATTCCGGCGATTAGagcggaaatttcaaattgcacGAGATGGGCTCCTTGAGCACATCCTGGAAGTGGTAGAATTGACATTGGAGAGCCGAGTTGTACGGCAGTTCCACAGTTTGTTGGCAGCTCATGGTgggctggaaaaattgaatttttcgaatttcggcaaaaaaaatatatttttaatgaaaaaatttagatttttaaaatttgaacatttgggAAAATATAGGTAATTTTTGTATAGAAAAACAGGAAATAAGGGCATTTTCCATGTTGAAAATGcctatttttcaagattttacaacgaaaacgtttatttttcagggtcttttttccgtattttacagtttttcagtcgtgaaatttttatttatagtcTCAACTAGTTTCATATTTTGCATTgcaaaaataccaaattttcagatttttaaatatgaaaattcctATTTATCAGAATTTCCATAGTAAAATTCACTGATTCTGAGGTTTTTTATATTGAAcatgtaatttttattgtaaaattgtctattttttaggttttacaCTATAAAAATGCctatttttccagctttttcgtttttttttgctccagGGATTTCTTAGTAAAATTGCCcgttttaagattttttattttaaaaatcccaggatttttatgttttaaattgaaaaatacccatttttcaaaatttcattgtaaaattgcccatttttcaggtttttaagTGCAGAaatccctttttttttgagagaaatggccgatttttcagttttaacattaaaaacaaatccgaattccattttttttcttgtgaatatttttaaaaatcaatttttataaataaatactCAAGGTTCCGTgttttttatgtgaaatttcaagtttgttCAGAATAACGCAGagaatctttaaattttaagccattttcagaaatagtttagaaaaaacaattttttgttgattttttgaatttattgtgTCGAAAAGttatcttttcaattttaaaaaaagtttaagcattgaaaaaagacattttcaaccgaaaattgaagattttcacagattttctcGCTAAAAACGtcaattttcaacgttttgcccaaatttttagcTCGTTTTCCCactgattttcagcaaaacccTTACAAGAAGGTGTTGCAGCTCCACTAACAGATCCTCCAACAACTTTTTGCTTAACAGCTTCcatattcttatttttcagagctctAATCAGTTGTACAGCATGATGAGCCGATGTCTCATCAGTTCCTTCTTCAACTCCAATTTGTTCATCACAAGCTGTCATTATATCCTCTGCGAGGAGTCCTGTAGCAATTCTATCCAAATTTGCCGTTTCCATTTGCCATACGTATACGGATCCATCGGCCAGTTTTACAAGCATAAAATCATCAAGGGGTCTCCATTTGACTTGAATTATTGGAAATGGGTGTCGGGAGGCTAGAAGCATGCATTTACTGTCACGAATGTTGAGTAGGGCAATTGTATTGTCAGCTGCTAGTGATGCAATGCATTTTGTCacttgtttctgaaaaataatacgaTTTTATTGGAGTTTTCTGGctgaaaatctgtttttttctaggaaaaaagtgccaaaaaactttaaatctgtattttttcgccattttttttcaaattccgatGAGGAATATAGTTTTTAGGGGGAATCGGatcaaaaatcgttttcaaaccaagtttttctcgaaaaaatgagaggatgtataaaataactttttttttactttggattttttttccaagttgcctaaatttttatgcatttcgtaattttcggaaaaaatgtgaattcgaaaaaaaaaaatttttttggcgtaaaatattcgaatttttcgcagaattgccggaaattgtgaaaaattgaaacccTTATCggtttttacccaaaaaatttgaaatttatgcaCATTTCTtcctaaaattgcaaaactccGGGATACTTGaacaaatttcaggcaaatagttttttttgaaaattttttgaatatttttttcaccaGGCCATTTATTGgacaatattttgataattaaaaaaaaattttttttgattatttcagttattcacaatttgacaatatttttttggcaactttttttcaaaaaaatgttgcaaatttcaaacctaaaaaaacatatttttgcaggctccgcccacttattggctatttttctccaatttttacaaattaaaaaatttaagaaaaaaaaagaatttttggaagagtttttcatgattttttcatagaattttgcgattttcgaaCTGAGCTCGAGCAATTTTATATAGAAATTTACATGAaaccactgcaactttttcctcacgagggacgaggaaaagtggtttctaggccatggccgaggggccgacaagtttcagcggccatttatcttgctttattttccgcctgttttctttcgtttttcatcgatttttttcgttttttcttaataaaactgataaatcaatattttttgcagatgctataacaatttccaagtaaaaaaattatgtattcagtgggcaagcagcggtgaaagtggtcaatgcaatatgatggattacgggaatacaaaacctaaactttttctgaaacatgatacatatgctgcttagatgctgaaattacctgattttcataacgagaccgctgaaacagttttgaggttttcaaaattcaactttttgtgcgaaaatctcgaccttttcaccaaaaaagttggattttgaaaacctcaaaactttttcagcggtctcgttatgaaaatcaggtagtctcagcatttaagcagcatatgtatcatgtttcagaaaaagtttagtttttgtattcccgtaatccatcatattgcattgaccactttcaccgctgcttgcccactgaatacataatttttttacttggaaattgttttagcatctgcaaaaaatatttatttatcagttttaataagaaaaaacgggaaaaagctgtgaaaaacaaaagaaaacaggcggaaaacaaagcaagataaatggccgcttaaacttgtcggcccctcggccatggcctagaaaccacttttcctcgtccctcgtgaggaaaaagttgcagtggaaACGCATTTTTAtactatttttcaggtttttcacaacatttttcaataaaatctttattttcaaatctttccgtgcggaaattataaaaactcaCACTACAATTTGATGGTGGAAGCATGAAACTTTTGACAGGTCCCCCGTGCACTGTGAATCTATGAATTCGCGTTCCACTATTAATATTCCACACAATAACCGAAAAATCATCGGATCCCGATACGAAATACTGTGGATCATATCTCGTGTCATGTTCAAATGGATAAAACATTGATCGAACTGCCGCATCATgtcctgaaattgaaattttttatttttttttatttttgagagttttttttttcaggaaaaatgaataaaatcaaaaattcaagccgaaaacctaaaattttcgatttttccgtttttttttcaggaaaattttgaaaaataaatgaaaaatcgcaaaaatcgcaaaaattttgatttttcgatttttttttcaggaaaaatcgaataaaatttttaaaaaaatcgaatttttgcaatttttgattttttttatttgaaaaaaaaacaaaaattaaaaatcaataatggaaattgttgatttttcgatttttttccaggaaatttttttaaatcaaaaaattttcgatttttcgatttatttcagggaaaatcaatttttttcttcaaaaaaaacctgtaAGTATTCGTGACGTGGCACGTTCAGCTGGCACACGGAGCCATTGCCGAGCGAGAGTTTCACAAGCATATGTCATTACAATTACACCATCAGAACGGCCAAGGAATAATTTTCCCTGGCTTGTGACGAATAGGGAGCAGCATACAGCGTCAGAGTTCTGGAATAAATGAGAATTGGGAGGAGAAGCTGAGGGGGGAGGGGGGGCTCACCAAAACCGGCATGGATCCATCTTCACATTCGTTAATTGTTTGCCAAATGCTCGCAAGGCTTTCCCGGTAGGTTCCGTtgaattctggaatttttatatgACTT
The nucleotide sequence above comes from Caenorhabditis elegans chromosome III. Encoded proteins:
- the rbc-2 gene encoding WD_REPEATS_REGION domain-containing protein (Confirmed by transcript evidence), translated to MVEVAPAGTKSPALSVPVVIWGPKPPENKICAIRVLPDGATIITGAENGHIIIWKLAEGLMPKQLMIGHSQKITAISQTTNTPTNTRFVSASADGRVCLWEIQDGRCIDSTSSIAIHRYIYPYTYKSSRHTRATRLFCIGDYSDIQVMDPQDLTVVFSISSRVEPDWISCFTIISHPEKEDQLIGMTLSGMMKVWTLTELEKKDPATSLYEDESKRLEIQHIRSVSYICSTRRMLLIIASTCWMIIDMDDLSTVVFHKNEITTKRCVAGYLTDLDKVTIGYTDESIHVFQLPIESLQKEGVPPVVANNRPTSNYFDQPNPFIVATVNGVQEHSRSCLNDVQFAFLPYNSSNSLESSSSSYEKRRFSVVRSSRRDGSVLVWNMPPFDHQFMKAVPAIRNLPFKFNGTYRESLASIWQTINECEDGSMPVLNSDAVCCSLFVTSQGKLFLGRSDGVIVMTYACETLARQWLRVPAERATSRILTGHDAAVRSMFYPFEHDTRYDPQYFVSGSDDFSVIVWNINSGTRIHRFTVHGGPVKSFMLPPSNCSKQVTKCIASLAADNTIALLNIRDSKCMLLASRHPFPIIQVKWRPLDDFMLVKLADGSVYVWQMETANLDRIATGLLAEDIMTACDEQIGVEEGTDETSAHHAVQLIRALKNKNMEAVKQKVVGGSVSGAATPSSHHELPTNCGTAVQLGSPMSILPLPGCAQGAHLVQFEISALIAGILHLDSSAEAPEGKTTAQKLDAAAAAGASDSATGLSRKLTWQFEANLYLDVARLMLSMLHAWCLDEDMDEVCDKRLSLHRPRHQVYFGNVSRQGELSVSLPTRFAADFESFCKKSRWQASHSLNTSHLLAVIATSNTLMAMKNSALQLAKIRKSVVEQNQSTIHQPDRQQIKQGWSLVAALHCVLLPDHVRPRSSYAPPSIEMLVRRWQDSCLEIREAAQALLIRELTRLGAEGRRRLIESWTPFLPPLLDDSLSIFGSKLQSSVPTVQPSAPAPPIPPRTKNAPPDVEPVRGSEPPTAEGGEAGIQQVRRNQATSIILLGVIGSQFGDELNRADLTRATAVSLLELLVAAPSNLIPVHSPLRRAAIDLLGRGFVHWEPHLEISKVVLGLLDLASNNEKPGTQRRITGAPLNAIEDAARTSRQALSLIALARPPALITSLSMEVARYNAAAQHQTIQHTVVSPLLKSRSEVLRIIEELCEKRYNDIIAMLLPVGDILVHCLDITILKHKSMSEVFPPIVKFNMVAYCSTSKRVAFGGKNGTCVVHELRATKTHSLPSHNGPIAAVAFSEDGKYLATYGAEDGKINFFQTSQSFLGMGQAQLKLTKSQPAPTVSVPTTPSGTSFRPRLVWINSKSLTLMLPEGREQRFSL